The Saccharomyces cerevisiae S288C chromosome VII, complete sequence genome includes a region encoding these proteins:
- the EMP24 gene encoding Emp24p (Component of the p24 complex; role in misfolded protein quality control; binds to GPI anchor proteins and mediates their efficient transport from the ER to the Golgi; integral membrane protein that associates with endoplasmic reticulum-derived COPII-coated vesicles), producing the protein MASFATKFVIACFLFFSASAHNVLLPAYGRRCFFEDLSKGDELSISFQFGDRNPQSSSQLTGDFIIYGPERHEVLKTVRDTSHGEITLSAPYKGHFQYCFLNENTGIETKDVTFNIHGVVYVDLDDPNTNTLDSAVRKLSKLTREVKDEQSYIVIRERTHRNTAESTNDRVKWWSIFQLGVVIANSLFQIYYLRRFFEVTSLV; encoded by the coding sequence ATGGCCTCATTTGCTACTAAGTTTGTCATTGCTTGCTTCCTGTTCTTCTCGGCGTCCGCCCATAATGTCCTTCTTCCAGCTTATGGCCGTAGATGCTTCTTCGAAGACTTGAGTAAGGGTGACGAGCTCTCCATTTCGTTCCAGTTCGGTGATAGAAACCCTCAATCCAGTAGCCAGCTGACTGGTGACTTTATCATCTACGGGCCGGAAAGACATGAAGTTTTGAAAACGGTTAGGGACACGTCGCACGGTGAAATCACATTGTCTGCTCCATACAAGGGACATTTCCAATACTGTTTCTTGAACGAGAACACCGGTATCGAGACAAAAGACGTGACTTTCAACATTCATGGGGTGGTATATGTGGATTTGGACGACCCAAACACCAATACATTGGATAGTGCTGTCAGAAAGTTGTCCAAATTAACCAGGGAAGTCAAGGACGAACAAAGTTATATTGTTATTAGAGAAAGGACGCATAGAAATACTGCAGAGTCGACCAACGATCGTGTTAAATGGTGGTCCATCTTCCAATTGGGCGTCGTTATTGCAAACTCTCTTTTCCAGATATACTACTTGAGAAGATTCTTTGAGGTCACATCTCTAGTCTAA
- a CDS encoding uncharacterized protein (hypothetical protein; mRNA identified as translated by ribosome profiling data; protein identified via enrichment-based proteogenomics; SWAT-GFP and mCherry fusion proteins localize to the endoplasmic reticulum), which produces MNGTDILRFLQSSPTISYSKHFILITACPLFVLGLLLLGLRTAMFKQVRGKTTTSRNRGVIAAKLLVAWYLATIVMYIAKSEMWKYAFAVSLLLNSLALFF; this is translated from the coding sequence ATGAATGGAACTGATATCCTTCGTTTTTTGCAATCTTCCCCCACCATTAGTTACAGCAAACATTTTATACTTATAACAGCATGCCCTCTGTTTGTATTAGGACTATTATTGTTAGGTCTTAGAACAGCAATGTTCAAACAAGTAAGAGGTAAAACGACAACAAGTAGAAATAGAGGTGTCATTGCGGCAAAGTTATTAGTTGCATGGTATCTTGCCACCATAGTTATGTATATTGCTAAAAGCGAAATGTGGAAATATGCCTTTGCTGTTTCGCTACTTCTTAATAGTTTGGcactatttttttga
- the ARO8 gene encoding bifunctional 2-aminoadipate transaminase/aromatic-amino-acid:2-oxoglutarate transaminase (Aromatic aminotransferase I; expression is regulated by general control of amino acid biosynthesis; involved with Aro9p in production of kynurenic acid to detoxify excess tryptophan): MTLPESKDFSYLFSDETNARKPSPLKTCIHLFQDPNIIFLGGGLPLKDYFPWDNLSVDSPKPPFPQGIGAPIDEQNCIKYTVNKDYADKSANPSNDIPLSRALQYGFSAGQPELLNFIRDHTKIIHDLKYKDWDVLATAGNTNAWESTLRVFCNRGDVILVEAHSFSSSLASAEAQGVITFPVPIDADGIIPEKLAKVMENWTPGAPKPKLLYTIPTGQNPTGTSIADHRKEAIYKIAQKYDFLIVEDEPYYFLQMNPYIKDLKEREKAQSSPKQDHDEFLKSLANTFLSLDTEGRVIRMDSFSKVLAPGTRLGWITGSSKILKPYLSLHEMTIQAPAGFTQVLVNATLSRWGQKGYLDWLLGLRHEYTLKRDCAIDALYKYLPQSDAFVINPPIAGMFFTVNIDASVHPEFKTKYNSDPYQLEQSLYHKVVERGVLVVPGSWFKSEGETEPPQPAESKEVSNPNIIFFRGTYAAVSPEKLTEGLKRLGDTLYEEFGISK, encoded by the coding sequence ATGACTTTACCTGAATCAAAAGACTTTTCTTACTTGTTTTCGGATGAAACCAATGCTCGTAAACCATCCCCATTGAAAACCTGCATCCATCTTTTCCAAGATCCTAACATTATCTTTTTGGGTGGTGGCCTGCCATTAAAAGATTATTTCCCATGGGATAATCTATCTGTAGATTCACCCAAGCCTCCTTTTCCCCAGGGTATTGGAGCTCCAATTGACGAGCAGAATTGCATAAAATACACCGTCAACAAAGATTACGCTGATAAAAGTGCCAATCCTTCCAACGATATTCCTTTGTCAAGAGCTTTGCAATACGGGTTCAGTGCTGGTCAACCTGAACTATTAAACTTCATTAGAGATCATACCAAGATTATCCACGATTTGAAGTATAAGGACTGGGACGTTTTAGCCACTGCAGGTAACACAAATGCCTGGGAATCTACTTTAAGAGTCTTTTGTAACCGAGGTGATGTCATCTTAGTTGAGGCacattctttttcctcttcattgGCTTCTGCAGAGGCTCAAGGTGTCATTACCTTCCCCGTGCCAATTGACGCTGATGGTATCATTCCTGAAAAATTAGCTAAAGTCATGGAAAACTGGACACCTGGTGCTCCTAAACCAAAGTTGTTATACACTATTCCAACGGGCCAAAATCCAACTGGTACTTCCATTGCAGACCATAGAAAGGAGGCAATTTACAAGATCGCTCAAAAGTACGACTTCCTAATTGTGGAAGATGAACCTTATTATTTCTTACAAATGAATCCCTACATCAAAGACTTGAAGGAAAGAGAGAAGGCACAAAGTTCTCCAAAGCAGGACCATGAcgaatttttgaagtccTTGGCAAACACTTTCCTTTCCTTGGATACAGAAGGCCGTGTTATTAGAATGgattccttttcaaaagttttggCCCCAGGGACAAGATTGGGTTGGATTACTGGTTCATCCAAAATCTTGAAGCCTTACTTGAGTTTGCATGAAATGACGATTCAAGCCCCAGCAGGTTTTACACAAGTTTTGGTCAACGCTACGCTATCCAGGTGGGGTCAAAAGGGTTACTTGGACTGGTTGCTTGGCCTGCGTCATGAATACACTTTGAAACGTGACTGTGCCATCGATGCCCTTTACAAGTATCTACCACAATCTGATGCTTTCGTGATCAATCCTCCAATTGCAGGTATGTTTTTCACCGTGAACATTGACGCATCTGTCCACCCTGAGTTTAAAACAAAATACAACTCAGACCCTTACCAGCTAGAACAGAGTCTTTACCACAAAGTGGTTGAACGTGGTGTTTTAGTGGTTCCCGGTTCTTGGTTCAAGAGTGAGGGTGAGACGGAACCTCCTCAACCCGCTGAATCTAAAGAAGTCAGTAATCCAAAcataattttcttcagagGTACCTATGCAGCTGTCTCTCCTGAGAAACTGACTGAAGGTCTGAAGAGATTAGGTGATACTTTATACGAAGAATTTGGTATTTCCAAATAG
- the KEX1 gene encoding serine-type carboxypeptidase (Cell death protease essential for hypochlorite-induced apoptosis; involved in the processing of killer toxin and alpha factor precursor; cleaves Lys and Arg residues from the C-terminus of peptides and proteins): MFYNRWLGTWLAMSALIRISVSLPSSEEYKVAYELLPGLSEVPDPSNIPQMHAGHIPLRSEDADEQDSSDLEYFFWKFTNNDSNGNVDRPLIIWLNGGPGCSSMDGALVESGPFRVNSDGKLYLNEGSWISKGDLLFIDQPTGTGFSVEQNKDEGKIDKNKFDEDLEDVTKHFMDFLENYFKIFPEDLTRKIILSGESYAGQYIPFFANAILNHNKFSKIDGDTYDLKALLIGNGWIDPNTQSLSYLPFAMEKKLIDESNPNFKHLTNAHENCQNLINSASTDEAAHFSYQECENILNLLLSYTRESSQKGTADCLNMYNFNLKDSYPSCGMNWPKDISFVSKFFSTPGVIDSLHLDSDKIDHWKECTNSVGTKLSNPISKPSIHLLPGLLESGIEIVLFNGDKDLICNNKGVLDTIDNLKWGGIKGFSDDAVSFDWIHKSKSTDDSEEFSGYVKYDRNLTFVSVYNASHMVPFDKSLVSRGIVDIYSNDVMIIDNNGKNVMITTDDDSDQDATTESGDKPKENLEEEEQEAQNEEGKEKEGNKDKDGDDDNDNDDDDEDDHNSEGDDDDDDDDDEDDNNEKQSNQGLEDSRHKSSEYEQEEEEVEEFAEEISMYKHKAVVVTIVTFLIVVLGVYAYDRRVRRKARHTILVDPNNRQHDSPNKTVSWADDLESGLGAEDDLEQDEQLEGGAPISSTSNKAGSKLKTKKKKKYTSLPNTEIDESFEMTDF; this comes from the coding sequence ATGTTTTACAATAGGTGGCTCGGAACGTGGCTAGCCATGTCTGCTTTAATAAGGATCTCAGTATCCCTTCCGTCATCTGAGGAGTACAAAGTGGCATATGAGCTGTTGCCAGGGTTATCTGAAGTGCCAGACCCTTCAAATATTCCACAGATGCATGCTGGCCATATTCCTTTACGTTCCGAAGATGCGGATGAACAGGATAGCTCTGACTTGGAGtactttttttggaagtttACCAATAACGACTCTAATGGCAATGTCGACCGTCCCTTAATTATATGGTTAAATGGTGGACCCGGTTGCTCTTCCATGGATGGTGCCTTGGTCGAATCCGGCCCTTTTAGGGTGAATTCAGACGGTAAACTTTATCTAAATGAAGGGTCCTGGATATCCAAAGGCGATCTTTTATTTATCGACCAACCTACTGGTACTGGGTTTTCTGTCGAACAAAATAAAGACGAAGGTAAAATCgacaaaaacaaatttgACGAAGACCTAGAAGATGTGACCAAGCATTTTATGGATTTTCTGGAGAACtatttcaagatttttccAGAAGACCTCACTAGGAAAATCATACTATCGGGTGAAAGTTACGCTGGCCAATACATACCATTCTTTGCCAATGCAATTTTGAACCATaacaaattttcaaagatcGACGGGGATACATACGACTTGAAGGCGCTATTGATTGGTAACGGTTGGATTGACCCCAATACACAGTCCCTATCGTACCTTCCGTTTGCTATGGAGAAGAAACTGATTGATGAAAGCAACCCCAATTTCAAACACTTAACGAACGCACACGAGAATTGCCAGAATCTGATAAACTCTGCCAGTACAGATGAGGCAGCCCATTTTTCGTATCAGGAATGTGAGAATATTTTAAACCTTCTATTGTCTTATACCAGGGAATCTTCGCAAAAGGGAACAGCGGATTGCTTGAACATGTATAACTTCAATTTAAAAGATAGTTATCCATCTTGTGGTATGAATTGGCCGAAAGATATTTCCTTTGTCAGTAAATTCTTCAGCACACCTGGTGTTATTGATTCGTTGCATCTTGATTCTGATAAAATTGATCATTGGAAGGAATGCACTAATAGCGTTGGAACTAAATTGTCTAATCCTATTTCAAAGCCATCTATCCATTTATTACCTGGTCTACTTGAAAGTGGAATAGAGATTGTCTTGTTCAATGGTGACAAAGACTTGATTTGTAATAACAAGGGCGTATTAGATACTATAGACAATCTAAAATGGGGTGGAATAAAGGGATTTAGCGACGATGCTGTTTCGTTCGATTGGATCCATAAATCGAAGAGTACAGACGACAGCGAAGAATTTAGCGGATACGTGAAGTATGATAGAAATTTGACGTTTGTTAGCGTTTATAATGCTTCTCACATGGTACCCTTCGATAAAAGTTTAGTGAGTAGAGGCATTGTCGATATTTACTCGAACGATGTTATGATCATTGACAACAATGGGAAAAATGTTATGATTACTACTGACGACGATAGTGATCAAGATGCTACTACTGAAAGCGGTGATAagccaaaagaaaacctCGAAGAGGAAGAACAGGAAGCGCAGAATGAGgaaggaaaggaaaaagaaggcaATAAAGATAAAGATGGCGATGATGATAACGACaatgatgacgacgatgaagacgatCACAACTCCGAGGGcgacgacgatgatgacgatgacgatgatgaagacgataataatgaaaaacaaaGTAATCAAGGCCTCGAGGATAGTAGACATAAATCTTCAGAATATgaacaagaagaggaagaggtAGAAGAATTTGCAGAAGAGATTTCAATGTATAAACACAAAGCGGTAGTAGTTACCATCGTTACATTTTTGATAGTGGTTTTAGGAGTTTATGCGTATGATAGAAGAGTGAGGAGAAAAGCGCGTCACACAATTTTAGTTGATCCAAATAATAGACAACATGACAGTCCCAATAAGACAGTTTCATGGGCAGATGATCTGGAAAGCGGACTCGGGGCAGAAGATGATTTAGAACAAGATGAGCAGTTAGAAGGCGGAGCACCCATAAGTAGCACTTCTAACAAAGCAGGAtctaaattgaaaactaagaaaaagaagaagtatACTAGCCTTCCGAACACTGAAATCGATGAATCTTTTGAGATGACTGATTTTTAA
- the MCM6 gene encoding MCM DNA helicase complex subunit MCM6 (Protein involved in DNA replication; component of the Mcm2-7 hexameric helicase complex that binds chromatin as a part of the pre-replicative complex; forms a subcomplex with Mcm4p and Mcm7p), translating into MSSPFPADTPSSNRPSNSSPPPSSIGAGFGSSSGLDSQIGSRLHFPSSSQPHVSNSQTGPFVNDSTQFSSQRLQTDGSATNDMEGNEPARSFKSRALNHVKKVDDVTGEKVREAFEQFLEDFSVQSTDTGEVEKVYRAQIEFMKIYDLNTIYIDYQHLSMRENGALAMAISEQYYRFLPFLQKGLRRVVRKYAPELLNTSDSLKRSEGDEGQADEDEQQDDDMNGSSLPRDSGSSAAPGNGTSAMATRSITTSTSPEQTERVFQISFFNLPTVHRIRDIRSEKIGSLLSISGTVTRTSEVRPELYKASFTCDMCRAIVDNVEQSFKYTEPTFCPNPSCENRAFWTLNVTRSRFLDWQKVRIQENANEIPTGSMPRTLDVILRGDSVERAKPGDRCKFTGVEIVVPDVTQLGLPGVKPSSTLDTRGISKTTEGLNSGVTGLRSLGVRDLTYKISFLACHVISIGSNIGASSPDANSNNRETELQMAANLQANNVYQDNERDQEVFLNSLSSDEINELKEMVKDEHIYDKLVRSIAPAVFGHEAVKKGILLQMLGGVHKSTVEGIKLRGDINICVVGDPSTSKSQFLKYVVGFAPRSVYTSGKASSAAGLTAAVVRDEEGGDYTIEAGALMLADNGICCIDEFDKMDISDQVAIHEAMEQQTISIAKAGIHATLNARTSILAAANPVGGRYNRKLSLRGNLNMTAPIMSRFDLFFVILDDCNEKIDTELASHIVDLHMKRDEAIEPPFSAEQLRRYIKYARTFKPILTKEARSYLVEKYKELRKDDAQGFSRSSYRITVRQLESMIRLSEAIARANCVDEITPSFIAEAYDLLRQSIIRVDVDDVEMDEEFDNIESQSHAASGNNDDNDDGTGSGVITSEPPADIEEGQSEATARPGTSEKKKTTVTYDKYVSMMNMIVRKIAEVDREGAEELTAVDIVDWYLLQKENDLGSLAEYWEERRLAFKVIKRLVKDRILMEIHGTRHNLRDLENEENENNKTVYVIHPNCEVLDQLEPQDSS; encoded by the coding sequence atgtcaTCCCCTTTTCCAGCTGACACACCAAGCAGTAATAGACCTTCCAACTCCTCTCCGCCACCATCGTCGATAGGTGCTGGCTTCGGAAGCAGTAGCGGACTCGATTCGCAAATAGGCTCTAGGTTACATTTCCCAAGTTCTTCTCAACCGCATGTCAGTAATTCACAAACAGGCCCTTTTGTTAACGATTCCACTCAGTTTAGTTCTCAAAGGTTGCAAACCGATGGTTCCGCGACTAATGATATGGAGGGAAATGAACCTGCCAGAAGCTTCAAAAGTAGAGCTTTGAATCACGTTAAGAAAGTTGATGACGTTACTGGTGAAAAAGTCCGTGAAGCGTTCGAGCAGTTTTTGGAAGACTTTTCCGTTCAATCCACTGATACTGGtgaagttgaaaaagtttataGAGCTCAAATTGAATTTATGAAAATATATGACCTAAACACCATTTATATAGATTATCAGCATTTATCCATGAGAGAAAATGGTGCTCTAGCTATGGCTATCTCAGAACAATATTACAgatttttgccttttttaCAAAAGGGTTTAAGAAGAGTAGTAAGAAAGTATGCACCTGAATTGTTAAACACAAGTGACTCATTGAAGAGATCCGAAGGTGACGAAGGTCAAGCGGATGAAGATGAGCAACAGGACGATGATATGAATGGGTCGAGTCTACCAAGAGATTCTGGATCATCAGCCGCACCAGGGAATGGGACATCTGCCATGGCAACGAGGTCAATAACAACTTCTACGTCACCTGAACAGACGGAACgtgtttttcaaatcagTTTCTTCAATCTACCAACAGTTCACAGAATTCGTGATATAAGATCTGAAAAGATTGGTTCACTATTGAGTATATCAGGGACAGTGACAAGAACATCTGAGGTCCGTCCAGAATTATACAAGGCAAGCTTTACGTGTGATATGTGCCGTGCTATCGTAGATAACGTAGAACAGTCCTTCAAGTACACTGAACCGACATTTTGCCCGAACCCATCATGCGAAAATAGAGCCTTTTGGACATTAAATGTTACAAGATCCAGGTTTCTTGATTGGCAAAAAGTCagaattcaagaaaatgctAACGAAATACCTACAGGCTCCATGCCGCGTACGCTGGACGTCATTCTTCGAGGTGATAGTGTCGAAAGAGCCAAGCCAGGTGACCGTTGCAAATTTACGGGTGTGGAAATTGTAGTACCTGATGTTACACAATTGGGGCTACCAGGTGTGAAGCCAAGTTCAACATTAGATACTAGAGGTATTTCGAAGACTACTGAAGGTTTGAATAGTGGTGTTACTGGTTTACGCTCTCTTGGTGTTCGTGATTTGACATACAAGATTAGCTTTCTGGCATGCCATGTTATCAGTATTGGATCAAACATTGGTGCAAGTAGCCCTGATGCAAATTCTAACAACCGAGAAACTGAACTACAGATGGCTGCTAATTTACAAGCTAATAATGTATACcaagataatgaaagagATCAAGAAGTATTCTTGAACAGTTTGAGTTCAGATGAAATAAATGAGCTGAAGGAAATGGTAAAGGATGAACATATTTATGATAAATTGGTCAGATCTATTGCTCCAGCTGTGTTTGGCCATGAAGCCGTAAAGAAGGGTATCTTGCTTCAGATGCTCGGTGGTGTTCATAAGAGTACTGTAGAAGGTATTAAGTTAAGAGGAGATATCAACATCTGTGTTGTTGGTGATCCCTCTACTTCTAAGtctcaatttttaaaatacgTAGTGGGATTTGCACCAAGATCAGTTTACACTTCCGGTAAGGCCTCGTCGGCTGCTGGTTTAACAGCTGCGGTTGTGAGAGATGAGGAAGGAGGTGATTATACAATTGAAGCAGGTGCTTTAATGCTTGCTGATAACGGTATTTGTTGTATcgatgaatttgataaaatggATATTTCAGATCAAGTTGCCATTCATGAAGCTATGGAACAACAGACCATCTCTATTGCTAAAGCTGGTATTCACGCTACTTTAAATGCAAGAACATCAATTCTAGCGGCTGCCAACCCGGTAGGTGGAAGATACAATAGGAAACTATCACTGAGGGGTAATTTAAATATGACCGCACCGATCATGTCCAGatttgatttattttttgttattctTGATGACTGTaacgaaaaaattgataCCGAATTGGCATCTCATATCGTTGACTTACACATGAAAAGAGACGAAGCCATTGAGCCGCCATTTAGTGCAGAACAACTACGTCGTTATATCAAATATGCACGTACTTTTAAACCAATATTAACGAAAGAAGCCCGTTCCTATTTAGTCGAGAAGTATAAGGAACTGAGAAAGGATGATGCCCAGGGATTTAGTAGATCGAGTTATAGAATCACAGTTAGGCAACTTGAAAGTATGATTAGATTATCAGAAGCTATTGCGAGGGCTAATTGTGTCGATGAAATTACTCCATCATTCATTGCAGAAGCTTACGATCTTTTAAGGCAAAGTATTATTCGTGTTGATGTGGATGATGTGGAAAtggatgaagaatttgatAACATAGAGAGTCAAAGTCACGCCGCTTCTGGAAACaatgatgacaatgatgatgGGACTGGGTCAGGTGTAATTACGAGTGAGCCACCAGCAGATATAGAAGAAGGACAAAGCGAAGCTACAGCTCGTCCAGGTACAAGcgagaagaagaaaacaacgGTGACGTATGATAAATATGTGTCCATGATGAACATGATCGTTAGAAAGATTGCTGAAGTAGATAGGGAGGGTGCAGAAGAACTAACAGCTGTGGATATAGTTGATTGGTATTTATTACAGAAGGAAAATGATTTGGGTTCGTTAGCAGAATATTGGGAAGAGAGAAGATTAGCGTTCAAAGTCATAAAAAGGTTGGTCAAAGATAGGATTTTAATGGAGATTCATGGTACCAGACACAATTTAAGAGATCTTGAGAAtgaggaaaatgaaaataataaaactgTTTATGTTATTCATCCAAACTGTGAGGTTTTGGATCAATTGGAACCACAGGATTCCAGCTAA
- the POX1 gene encoding acyl-CoA oxidase (Fatty-acyl coenzyme A oxidase; involved in the fatty acid beta-oxidation pathway; localized to the peroxisomal matrix; component of a light sensing pathway, converting light into a hydrogen peroxide signal, modulating nucleo-cytoplasmic shuttling of stress-responsive transcription factor, Msn2p) has protein sequence MTRRTTINPDSVVLNPQKFIQKERADSKIKVDQVNTFLESSPERRTLTHALIDQIVNDPILKTDTDYYDAKKMQEREITAKKIARLASYMEHDIKTVRKHFRDTDLMKELQANDPDKASPLTNKDLFIFDKRLSLVANIDPQLGTRVGVHLGLFGNCIKGNGTDEQIRYWLQERGATLMKGIYGCFAMTELGHGSNVAQLQTRAVYDKQNDTFVIDTPDLTATKWWIGGAAHSATHAAVYARLIVEGKDYGVKTFVVPLRDPSTFQLLAGVSIGDIGAKMGRDGIDNGWIQFRNVVIPREFMLSRFTKVVRSPDGSVTVKTEPQLDQISGYSALLSGRVNMVMDSFRFGSKFATIAVRYAVGRQQFAPRKGLSETQLIDYPLHQYRVLPQLCVPYLVSPVAFKLMDNYYSTLDELYNASSSAYKAALVTVSKKLKNLFIDSASLKATNTWLIATLIDELRQTCGGHGYSQYNGFGKGYDDWVVQCTWEGDNNVLSLTSAKSILKKFIDSATKGRFDNTLDVDSFSYLKPQYIGSVVSGEIKSGLKELGDYTEIWSITLIKLLAHIGTLVEKSRSIDSVSKLLVLVSKFHALRCMLKTYYDKLNSRDSHISDEITKESMWNVYKLFSLYFIDKHSGEFQQFKIFTPDQISKVVQPQLLALLPIVRKDCIGLTDSFELPDAMLNSPIGYFDGDIYHNYFNEVCRNNPVEADGAGKPSYHALLSSMLGRGFEFDQKLGGAANAEILSKINK, from the coding sequence ATGACGAGACGTACTACTATTAATCCCGATTCGGTGGTTCTgaatcctcaaaaattTATCCAGAAAGAAAGGGCGGATTCGAAAATCAAAGTTGACCAAGTTAACACATTTTTAGAGTCATCCCCGGAGAGGAGAACTCTGACGCACGCCTTAATAGACCAAATAGTGAATGATCCTATATTGAAAACTGATACGGACTATTACGATgctaaaaaaatgcaagaGAGAGAAATTACtgccaaaaaaatagcTAGGCTTGCTAGTTATATGGAGCACGATATCAAAACAGTGCGCAAACACTTTCGCGACACTGACCTGATGAAAGAGTTGCAAGCAAATGATCCAGACAAAGCTTCGCCTTTAACAAACAAAGACCTTTTTATATTCGATAAGAGATTGTCACTTGTAGCAAATATTGATCCTCAATTGGGTACGCGCGTGGGTGTACACTTGGGGCTATTTGGTAATTGTATCAAGGGCAATGGTACTGATGAGCAAATCCGGTATTGGTTGCAGGAGAGAGGTGCCACTTTGATGAAAGGTATATATGGCTGTTTTGCAATGACTGAGTTAGGACATGGTTCCAATGTTGCCCAGCTGCAGACTAGGGCTGTGTACGATAAGCAAAATGATACTTTTGTAATTGATACACCTGATCTAACTGCCACCAAATGGTGGATTGGTGGGGCTGCCCATTCTGCCACGCACGCTGCCGTGTACGCCAGATTGATCGTTGAAGGTAAAGACTACGGTGTAAAAACATTCGTTGTTCCTCTGAGAGACCCTTCGACTTTCCAACTGTTAGCTGGTGTTTCCATAGGGGATATTGGAGCGAAGATGGGTCGTGACGGTATTGATAATGGCTGGATCCAGTTCAGAAACGTAGTTATCCCTAGAGAATTTATGCTAAGTAGATTTACCAAAGTTGTCCGTTCTCCAGATGGTTCAGTCACCGTCAAAACTGAGCCACAATTGGATCAAATTTCTGGTTATAGTGCATTGTTAAGTGGTAGAGTTAACATGGTCATGGATTCATTTAGGTTTGGCTCCAAATTTGCTACTATTGCTGTACGTTACGCGGTTGGTCGTCAGCAATTCGCACCTAGAAAGGGATTGTCTGAAACACAATTAATCGACTATCCCCTTCACCAATATCGTGTTTTACCACAATTGTGTGTTCCATATTTGGTGTCACCTGTAGCTTTTAAGTTAATGGACAACTATTATTCCACTTTGGACGAGTTATACAACGCTTCCTCATCTGCATACAAAGCTGCTCTGGTTACCGTGAGtaaaaagttgaagaatttattTATTGATAGCGCCAGCTTGAAAGCCACCAATACTTGGTTAATTGCTACACTGATTGATGAGTTGAGACAGACTTGCGGAGGACATGGGTATTCACAGTATAACGGATTTGGTAAAGGCTATGACGACTGGGTGGTTCAGTGCACATGGGAGGGTGATAATAATGTTTTATCTTTAACTTCAGCAAAatcaatattgaaaaaatttatcgATTCAGCCACAAAGGGTAGATTTGACAACACACTGGATGTGGACTCATTCTCTTACTTAAAACCTCAGTACATAGGATCTGTGGTTTCTGGAGAAATAAAGAGTGGTTTAAAGGAGTTGGGTGATTATACTGAAATTTGGTCTATCACCTTAATCAAATTACTGGCACATATTGGTACTTTAGttgaaaaatcaagaagtaTTGATAGCGTTTCTAAGCTTTTAGTCTTAGTATCCAAATTTCATGCCTTGCGCTGCATGTTGAAAACCTATTACGACAAGTTAAACTCTCGTGATTCACATATTTCCGATGAAATTACAAAGGAATCTATGTGGAATGTTTATAAGTTATTTTCCTTGTATTTTATTGACAAGCATTCCGGAGAATTCCAACAATTCAAGATCTTCACTCCTGATCAGATCTCTAAAGTTGTGCAGCCACAACTATTGGCTCTTTTGCCAATTGTGAGGAAAGACTGTATAGGTCTGACAGACTCCTTTGAATTACCTGACGCGATGTTAAATTCTCCTATAGGTTACTTTGATGGCGATATCTATCACAATTACTTCAATGAAGTTTGCCGCAATAATCCAGTGGAGGCAGATGGGGCAGGGAAGCCTTCTTATCATGCGCTGTTGAGCAGCATGCTCGGTAGAGGTTTCGAATTTGACCAAAAGTTAGGTGGTGCAGCTAATGCGGAAATTTTATCGAAAATAAACAAGTGA